The genomic segment ATACAGGACAGGTTTGCCGGCTCGGCAAATCCGCCGACCCAAACCAATCAATCGATTATGCGTAATCCGCAAGTTCTACCTTTACCTGAAATCAAGTCGCCTGTCCTCAAGGATACACCCGTTAACCCTATTGGCATACCGTGGAAGGATGTTCCGGTCGATTACAGCGCGGAGTATTTACAGAAACGATCGAATGAGCGATTACTCAAAGAAGCTGAACGACTAGATGCGCTAGCAGCCAAGAATAAAGCGGATGGGAAGCGGACAACCGCAGGTATGTCCAAGGACGATTATATTTCCTACACCAACCTCGAGCAGCTACGTGCGGATGCGAACCTGTCCATGACGGAGAAGATTGCGCGTAATCTCTACACGCCGGGAGCAGGTCTATCTGCCATACAAGCTGGCTATCAGGGTGTGGGTGCTATCGGTAGTCGTCTAGCGCCGTCTCTGTTCAGCGAGAGTGCTGGTATCGGTAGCCGTATAGCGGCAGGTGCGCTTAGAGAAGCAGCTACGTCTGTTCCGCTATCTGCGGGATATACCGCTGCCACGAATCCTAGTGCGAGCGGAAAGCAAATGATCTCAGATACGCTAACTGGTACGATACTTGGAGCAGGTCTGGGGGCAACTGGTCCTTTATTGAGGAAAGCTATCAGCGCTATATTCAAACGTAATGGTGTGCCTGAGGAAGCTGTAGGAGAAGTGTTGGCACTACCTGCCCCACGCGAGCGTGGTCTAGGAAATGCAAATAATGCGGTTACACCTGATGTTATGACGGGATACACAGGACCGGTCGGCGCGCTACCTGCGCCTGCAATGTCGGGGCCGACTTCTGGACGTATTGCGCAATCGGTAAACCCATTCCGCCAACAATTTGAACATTTGATGCAGACGGCGAAGCAGATGCAGCAGGAAGGTCGCTTCACGCCCGGCAAAGAGGCGGAGGAACTGGAATCCCTATGGTCGCAAATGGCTGGGCGCGAAGGCGTTAGCTTAGACGAATTGATCCAACGTGCCTATCAAACCAAGCCAAGCAAGCTGAGTTCCGACCTTGTTCAACGCGCCAAAAGCACTCAAGCTGCACGCGAGGTGGCAGGAGCGCCATTGCCTGTTAAATCAACTGGAGACAGGCTTACGAGCAAGCAGGGTGTTCTAGGGTCGCCAGCACCGTTAACGCAGCGGTTTATTCGGGCGGGCGGTGCACCGGATGACGGAGTCCGCGCTGCCAGATCGTCGCAAGATGTGCAACGTCCACGTATTGACGTTACAGAGGAATCTCAGGGGTTGCGCCAAACAGGGGATTCTAGACCGGTAGAAGGTCAGGTCATTAAATCAAGGGGTGCATTAGGGCCGACAAAAGGGCTGCGTGCCAATTTCCGCACCCAATTAAATGACGGTAATTTTTCGTCTAAACTCCAGCAAAAAATAAGAAATACTGACCAAACCTATGATGTTGCAAGAAATGCTGATACTGTTGCGGCAGCCAATGAGAACGTGAAAAATCTGACAAAAGCAGAAGCTGATTTTCTAGCCAATGAATCGGCTGGCGCTGAACATATTGCTACTGGATACAGGCTCATGCAGGAACTTGATGCACTTGGCGAACATACAAGGTCTATTAATATCGCAGACAAATTGGCTAAAGACCTGACTAAAAGTGGGCAGACTGTTCAGGCAGCTTCCTTATTAGCGCGTTTGAGCCCAGAGGGGCAACTGCTCAACCTTGCTCGAGTGGCTGAAAAGAATGGAAAGCAGATCACAGAAGCAGATAAGGTTAAGTTTCAGGAATTAGCAGCAGTTGTACAAGATGGTACAGGAACAGGAATAAGGGCTAATCGACTTGACGATATACTCAATAAACTTGAACGCGGTGAGCAGGTTTCAACGGAAGAACTAAAAACATTGGGTAATTTGCTGGATCGGGCCAGTAAATATGCAAAGAAAGATAAAACGATTAAGGATAAAATTCCAAGCGAAATGAAAGATTCTCGTAAGCGGGATAAGATCGTTTCCTTCTTTGATGAAGCCGAACAAGCAGCTCTTGCAAGGATTGCAGCGAAAAAGAATCGCCTAAATTCCATGCCAATAGGCGAAATTGCAGACCATGCCATTGTTGTAGCCGCTCAAATTGCCAAGGGCACTATTAAAGCTGCCACCTATGCGGAAGATATGGTTAAAATGTTTGGTGAAGAGATACGTCCCTATGCAGCTGATATATTTGATAGCGCTCAGAAGATGCTTAACCAGTCTTCCAAACGCATTAGTGAAGGTAAGATTAATGAGGCTAACAACATCGTGAATAGGGTGTCAGGGAGAAAGGTTCCAACATCCGAAAAAGTCATGGAAAAATACATTAGTGAGAACCCTGTAAATGAAAAAGATATTCAGAAGCTGCGCGAATTGTCCAGACAAGTGAATGAGTTATCAGGCGAGGATGCATTAAAAGCCGATATGGCGATGCAGAAAATACTAAACAGTTATGAGAAATCTAACTTATGGGATAAGGTTCAAGCGTTTCGTTATATTGCAATGCTTCTAAACACAGGTACTCAATCGGTCAATGCTATTTCAGGTCCATTGATGGCAAGCACAAATGCCATTGCTGATGTATTCGGAACAATGCTTGACGTCACGCTTAGTAAGGCACTTAAGCAGCCAAGAACAACGACAATGTATGGAACTAATCCACTAGCATTTATGGCCCGTTGGATCAAGGGATTGAGTATTGGTGGTAAAGCTGGATTTGAAGGGGTAAGCCCGTCCGGTATTGTCGGGCCTAATGAAATCAGAGGATTGACGTATAAGAGCCTGTATAATCCGTTGAGCATTGCAGAACGTTCGCTAGGAGCTGTAGCAAAAGGCGGAGACTATGCGGCTTATAGCGCGGTTCAACAGTCTGAAATGCGCAAGATAGCTTTCCTCGATGCCAAAAACAACGGCATAAAAGGCAAGGCAAACATTGATAAGCATATCGAAAAATTCTTGAATGATCCACCACCAGAAGCTGTCCTGCAGGCTGATCGAATCGGAAAAAACACGACATTTCAAAGGTCAGATACACTAGGCGGTAATGTGGCTAATTTCCTTGCTAACCCACCAGGTAAAGCTAGGTATTTGAAACCTCTTATTGGTGCAGTTTTTCCATTTGTGAGAACTCCGGTTAATATCGCTTCGACCGCAGTCACCCTTTCTCCTGGCGGGATCATAAAGGGCCTGTATCAGTTAGCCAGTAAATCGTCTGATGCATCTAGAAGAGAGGTGATCAGAACGCTCTCATTAGGCCTGCTAGGCACAGGAGGAATGACCCCGTTAGGTTATTATCTTAGCAAAGTTGGAATTATCACGGGCGCTAACGATAGTGGAAACAAACAAGTGGATGCAATAAGAGAGCAGGCTGGCGGAGGTAAATATCGCTTTAATACATCGGCATTAAGCAGATATTTGCGTGCAATGGTTGCTGGAAAGGGGCAAGCAGCAGCTGAAAATGCCGCAAAGTATCGTGAAGGGGATAGCCAATTTGATTATAATAAATTACAGCCTCTGGCTTTCCCGTTAGCTATAGGTGCAGCTATTAATGATAGAGAAGGCCAACCTGTTTCGAACAAAATTCAAGGAACTCTTTCTGATGCTTCTGGTTCGTTACTAGGCATGTCTACTCTTAAGGGGCTACAGGATACATTCCAACCGCAATATGGTGGAACTACAGGCGAGAAGGCCGTTGGTATCCTTGAGAGGGTGACGACATCATTTCTGAAAAGTTTCAGTCCAAGCGCTTTGGCGCAAGAGGCAAGAAGACAAGATCCTATAGTGCGCAAAACAAGCTATAACAACGGAATTTTAGAGGATACTAGCGCATACTTTAAATCTCGTACTCCGGGCCTTTCGCAGTCATTGCAACCTAATAAAACGACTTTGGGGCAGAACAGATTGAATGCTGAGGGGATAACTGGTCAATACATGAACCCTTACAATTCAAATAAGGCACCTTATAATGAAGCGGCTACTATTATCGCTCAATTAATTGATGCAACCGGTGATATGAAACTCGCTCCTGCTGCACCAGATAAAAAGGTTGAGGGTAAAGATAAATCGGGTAATTCAGTATCTCTAGAGATTCCTCCAGACAGATACACGCAGTATCAAGAGGAATTAGGAAATGATATTATCAGCCAAATTATTGCAATACCGTCCAATCTCTCGGATACCGATAAAGCTGATAAAGTGCGAACTATTTATAAAAAGACAAAAGAAAAGCATAGTAACGCAATAAAAAAGGAATTGGGAATTAGAATATCGAGGTAGAATTTCAATATCAATTCACGATGTCGTGAAACTGTGTTATAATACAGGCAAGAAAAGCGTACAATGAAAAAGAGAGCGCGGCCAACGCTCTCCTTGTACAACAGTTTCGGGTGGTTAGTTCCTCCGATTGTTGAATGGAAGAGAAATAACCCGTCAGGCCTCAACCTGTGGCGGGTTATTTTCGTTTGAGGTAGGTAAGCAAAGCAAGGAAGAAAGTTCCAAGCATGATTACTTCTACTAACGAAAAGTTCATAGGCATACCCCCTTTCTGGAGGGATACCATGACCACCACAAATCGTGCTGTACCCGAATATTATACCACATCTTTACAATAGATAGATGGGAGAATATAATACTAGAGAAGTCGTATGGGAAAGCATCCCTGCGGCTTTTTTTATTGGAGTGATGCGCATGATTGTATACGACGAATCTGAATACTTTAACACCGCCCTAGAGGAGGATACCATGCGTATCCTTCTTTCTTTTTTGCCTAGAGAAGCCTATGACAAGCTGCTTTATAGTAATGGCGGTGAAAAATATGTACGACTGGATCATCCATGCAAGCGAGGCGTTTTTTCGTTACGGTCTAAGCCCTACCGCTGTCGTAATGTCGCTGTTCGCGCTATTAAAAATGCGTGCCGTCAAGAAACGGTTGCGCCGTTATATACCATGGCTTATCGACGATGATTCACCTGTAAGGGAATACGTGCAAAACCAACGTGAAATTATGCAAAATCAGAAACTAATGATGGAAAGGATGGGTTTAGAGTGGTCTGCAAGTACGTCTCAGATAAATTCAGCGGATTCAGCGCCGAAAAAAAAGCGCTTGTCCTCGCTGCTGTCGATGGTTATTTATCCTGCCCTGCTTGTAAAACGGTACATCACTTATTGGAGGTCGAGAAACATGAAGCTCAATAAAAACATTTTAATCCCGCTACTGTCGGCAATCGCGCTTTTTATCAAAGAGGCATTTGGTTACACAATCCCCGACGAATGGATTGATATGGCTGCCAATATCGTGCTGTACGGAGTTATGTTTGCGGGATTGTTTATTAACCACAAAAAGCCTGCTGCGAAAGCAGAAGACGATACCAGCGCGGAAGAACAGTACCATTAGGAGGAGCCTATGAATATTGAACAGAAGCCGGTAGTGAATCACGGCAGCCGCAAGAACTCTAAGCCGGTCATAATCGTTAATCATATATCAGTTGGTACCATGCGATCCATGTACAATACTTTCAACAATGCAGCCAATCAGGCGAGCTCACATTTCGGAGTGGGGCGCGACGGCAGCATCGTGCAATATGTATCGCTAGACCGCGCAGCATGGACGCAGGGCCGCATACAGGCTCCTACAGCGCAAATTGTTAAGCAATTGTTAGGTAATCCGAATACGTATGGCGTATCCATAGAGCACGAAGGATATGCTGGTAACGGCGTGGATGGAAATCTGACTGACGAGCAGTTTTATGCCAGTTGCTGGCTGCACAAGCACATACAGGAGGCTGTATTGGCGATGTACGGTGTCAAAATACCGCTTAACTCTCATCAGGTGCTGGGCCATTATCAAATCGACAGCATCGGTAAGCCTGCATGCCCTGGTCGAAACTTCCCGTGGGCGCGCCTGTACGCCGAGTTATCCATCGCAGAGACCATGACACTAGCCGACTACGCCGAACGTTTGGAGTATCTCAAGTCGGGAACGGCTGACCGGGCGACGGCCTATGCATTCGCCAGCCGAATTGCAGACCTATCTTCTAAGTTCAACGATCCTACTTGGGGGACGGCTGCCAAAGCTAAAATTATGTGGATGGAACCGATAATGTATGACCTAGGATACACAGGTGAGCCTACTCCGGAAGGTATCGCAAATCGTGTTTCTTCTATATATAAGAATTCGACCGTTGATAAGTATCAGGGGGAAGCGATGCGGAAGCTAATGCTTGGAGCTAAATTTGCAAAAGAGAAAGGGCTGCTCTGACGCAGCCCTTTTCCACCGTTTTGGTCACAGTGCGGTCACGGACTTATCTTAGTTAAATATATTTATACCTACATATCCTATTTATAAAACAAAAATAAAGGTCGTTCATGGACGTATCCTAACTAAAACATACTCAAAATAATAGCAAACGGCAAGTAATATATATCGGTGGGATTGATGCTTTCCATAATGATTTTAGAAAGCGTTTTAAAAATAATTGTGTCGAAGCCTTAGGGAAAAAGAGGTGGGGAAAATGATAGGCTGTTTTCTTGAATGAAGCCTTGCTGGCCGCGGTTTACAGTCGATTGAAGATTCGACACATTTCGATAAAAATTTAGGCCGAAATTCGTCTTTTTATTGGAGGAATATGTTATAATTTGTCGAATTTAATTGCAGCTAGAAATTTCCTGACTCTTTTATAGCTTAGAAGCTGCTGGGTGGCGTCATCAGAGAGATTATAAATGAAGCATAGAGGAGTGTGAATCCGGCGGGATGCCATGGCCTGCATAGATAAGGATTGAGTTTTAGCAAGAGCTTGAAAGACATAAACAGCAACCTAATAAAATTCTGGAGGCACTCAGCTATGACAAAAAGGTTTCATGCATCGATATGGCCACGAATAGGAATTTTTATGCTCGCTTTTCTCATCATGATTCAAGTTTGTACACCTCCCATTTATGCGGCTCCTACGCCGGACACCTTTACAACGAAGAGCAGCGAAACGTTACCTGCGAATTCCATGTCAGCTGGCGCCTATGGCAACGGACTGTACATTGCTGTTGGATCTTATGGGGCAATTATTAAATCTACAGACGCCGATCATTGGGAAAACGTAAAAACAAGGGTGGATTCTAATTATAGCGGAGTATCTGCTCCAGCAAGTTTTAGTTTTTATGGCGTTGCTTATGGCAATGGCGTCTTTGTTGCCGCTGGTTCTGAAGGGGTTATTTTAAGCTCCACGGATGGCGTGAATTGGACACAGCGAACCTCGGGGATTTCTACCCAGATTTCTAATGTCGAATATTTTACCTTTAATGGGGTGGGGGCCTTTTATGCACTCTCGAAAGGAAAGTATGTTACCTCTACCAATGGTACTACTTGGTCAACGGTTGTACCTACTGGATTACCTTCAGACAAATCTATCACTCAAGTAACAGTGGGGAATAATGGGTCGCGCCTCGGTATGTCGAGTGAGGAAGGCAAAGTTTATTCGACGACTAATGGCACGACGTGGACTTCCATTCGGCCAGAAACTCCGTCTGCGACTAAGGCTAATGGAGCCAATTTTCTGGAATGGATGAATGACCGTTATTTTATGGCTGATATTAGCGGCTACATCTGGACCTCTACCAATCTCTCCACTTTTACCTTAATGGGTGCCCCGTCTAAACAAGATGGGTCAAATGCAAGCGGTCAAATGAGAAAAGGCTTTTATGATGGAACGCATTATTATTTGTTCGGCAGCGAGGGAAGCAGCTATGGCGCTGTTTATACGTCTACAGATGCGGTAATTTGGACGCTGCAGCCTTTTGAAAGAGAGTTTGTTGATCAAAATGCGTCCTTCTTGAATGGTAAATATTTTTTGTTTGGCAATGAAGGAATGAGCGTCTCAGATACGGGCTCTAATTGGAGCTATAAATGGGGCGGGATTTTTAATGAAATTATTTATGACGGTACCAAATATATAGCCGTTGGGCAGCTGGGAAAAGAAGGAACCATTTGGACTTCGAATGACCTGTCTGCGTGGACGAAGCAAAGTATTTCGGGACAGGCAGATGCTTTTACATCAGTGGCGCGCGGAAATGGCAAGTACGTGGCAGTTGCCGGACCTTATCACGGCGCAACAAAATTGGCTACCTCCAGCAACGGTACAAATTGGAGCCTGCAAGGTAGCTTGCTTGGCAATGAACTTTTTAATGATGTTGCTTATGGCAGTGGAATATTTGTGGCTGCAGGTTATACCAATAAGGCTGTGATTGAGACATCGGTGGACGGTGTAACTTGGACTGAGCAGACCTTGCCTACCAATACGTTGACCTATTTAGCCTCGGTTGCTTATATTAATAATCAATTTGTAGCGTTAGGGAATGCTACTGATAATTTTGGAAATGTGACTGAGCTAGCAATTTTGACTTCAAATAATGGGATAAATTGGACGAATCACGGTAGCAGTTATCCTAATTTAACCGATTATGTAACCAATGTGATTTATGATGGAAGCAAATATATTTTGCTTGGGTACGATTCATCTACTTATGAAATGTTTACCCGTACAAGTGCGGATCTTATGACATGGTCTCTGCCTGGTTTAACAGGCGGATATTTATCATTTGGTAGTTCGACAGTTTTAGGAAAGAAAGGCAATACGCTTTATGGACTTTTTACAGATAGCAGTTATGAGTCAGAGGACATTTTTTATTCAAATGATGATGGCGCAACTTGGCAAGCCTCTTCTACTTTAAATGCTACTAAGAGAGCGTCTGCACTAATGACCGTCAATAACGAAATTGTTATATCCGGTCCTAACAAACTGGTTATGACCTCGGAAGCGGTAGTTTCTTCATCGGCAATTACCCCTAGTACGGCAAGCTTTGATAAAGAAACATCAGCGCAAGCGGATGTAGCTGTTACGCTGACGCTGAACGGCAACACGCTGGGCAACATCACGAATGGCGGAGCGACGCTGACGGTGGGGACGGATTATACCGTTAGTGGCAATACGGTAACGATTAAAAAATCTTATTTGGCACAACAGTCAGTAGGCACGACAAACCTAACGTTCAACTTTAGTGCAGGAACTGCACAGACATTGGCGGTAACGGTGAGCGATACAACACCGCAGAACAGCCAATTGAGCCAGACGACAGCGAGCTTTGATAAAGAAGCCTCGTCGCAAGCGGATGTGGCTGTAACGTTGACGCTGAATGGAAACACATTCAGCAGCATCACGAATGGCGGAGCGACGCTAACGGTGGGGACGGATTATACTGTTAGTGGCAATACGGTAACGATTAAAAAGTCGTATTTGGCACAGCAGCCAGTAGGCACGACGAACCTCGCGTTTAATTTCAGTGCAGGAGCAGCGCAGACACTGGCAGTAACGGTAAGCGATACAACACCGCAGAACAGCCAATTGAGCCAGACGACAGCGAGCTTTGATAAAGAAACGTCAGCGCAAGCGGATGTAGCTGTTACATTGACACTGAACGGCAACACGCTGGGCAGCATCACGAATGGCGGAGCGACGCTGACGGTGGGGACGGATTATACCGTGAGCGGCAACACGGTAACGATTAAAAAGTCGTATTTGGCACAGCAGCCAGTAGGCACGACGAACCTAGCGTTTAACTTCAGCGCAGGAGCAGCGCAGACATTGGCGGTAACGGTGAGCGACACAACGCCGCAGAACAGCCAATTGAGCCAGGCAACAGCGAGCTTTGATAAAGAAGCCTCGTCGCAAGCGGATGTGGCTGTAATGTTGACGCTGAATGGCAACACATTCAGCAGCATCACGAATGGCGGAGCAACGCTGGCCGCGGGAACGGATTATACGGTTGCGGGTAACACCGTTACGATTAAAAAATCTTATTTGGCACAGCAGTCAGTAGGCACGACGAACCTTACGTTCAACTTTAGCGCAGGTGCTGCGCAGACGCTGGCGGTAACGGTGAGCGATACAACACCGCAGAACAGCCAATTGAGCCAGACAACGGCGAGCTTTGATAAAGAAACATCAGCGCAAGCAGATGTAGCTGTTACGCTGACGCTGAACGGCAACACGCTGGGCACCATCACGAATGGCGGAGCAACGTTGACAGCGGGAACAGATTATACCGTTAGCGGCAATACGGTAACGATTAAAAAGTCGTATTTGGCGCAACAGTCTGTAGGAACAACGAGCCTTGCGTTTAACTTTAGCGCAGGTGCGCCGCAGACATTGGCGGTAACGGTGAGCGATACAACACCGCAGAACAGCCAATTGAGCCAGACAACGGCGAGCTTTGATAAAGAAACGTCAGCGCAAGCGGATGTAGCTGTTACATTGACACTGA from the Paenibacillus sp. BIHB 4019 genome contains:
- a CDS encoding peptidoglycan recognition family protein, producing MNIEQKPVVNHGSRKNSKPVIIVNHISVGTMRSMYNTFNNAANQASSHFGVGRDGSIVQYVSLDRAAWTQGRIQAPTAQIVKQLLGNPNTYGVSIEHEGYAGNGVDGNLTDEQFYASCWLHKHIQEAVLAMYGVKIPLNSHQVLGHYQIDSIGKPACPGRNFPWARLYAELSIAETMTLADYAERLEYLKSGTADRATAYAFASRIADLSSKFNDPTWGTAAKAKIMWMEPIMYDLGYTGEPTPEGIANRVSSIYKNSTVDKYQGEAMRKLMLGAKFAKEKGLL
- a CDS encoding X2-like carbohydrate binding domain-containing protein, whose translation is MTKRFHASIWPRIGIFMLAFLIMIQVCTPPIYAAPTPDTFTTKSSETLPANSMSAGAYGNGLYIAVGSYGAIIKSTDADHWENVKTRVDSNYSGVSAPASFSFYGVAYGNGVFVAAGSEGVILSSTDGVNWTQRTSGISTQISNVEYFTFNGVGAFYALSKGKYVTSTNGTTWSTVVPTGLPSDKSITQVTVGNNGSRLGMSSEEGKVYSTTNGTTWTSIRPETPSATKANGANFLEWMNDRYFMADISGYIWTSTNLSTFTLMGAPSKQDGSNASGQMRKGFYDGTHYYLFGSEGSSYGAVYTSTDAVIWTLQPFEREFVDQNASFLNGKYFLFGNEGMSVSDTGSNWSYKWGGIFNEIIYDGTKYIAVGQLGKEGTIWTSNDLSAWTKQSISGQADAFTSVARGNGKYVAVAGPYHGATKLATSSNGTNWSLQGSLLGNELFNDVAYGSGIFVAAGYTNKAVIETSVDGVTWTEQTLPTNTLTYLASVAYINNQFVALGNATDNFGNVTELAILTSNNGINWTNHGSSYPNLTDYVTNVIYDGSKYILLGYDSSTYEMFTRTSADLMTWSLPGLTGGYLSFGSSTVLGKKGNTLYGLFTDSSYESEDIFYSNDDGATWQASSTLNATKRASALMTVNNEIVISGPNKLVMTSEAVVSSSAITPSTASFDKETSAQADVAVTLTLNGNTLGNITNGGATLTVGTDYTVSGNTVTIKKSYLAQQSVGTTNLTFNFSAGTAQTLAVTVSDTTPQNSQLSQTTASFDKEASSQADVAVTLTLNGNTFSSITNGGATLTVGTDYTVSGNTVTIKKSYLAQQPVGTTNLAFNFSAGAAQTLAVTVSDTTPQNSQLSQTTASFDKETSAQADVAVTLTLNGNTLGSITNGGATLTVGTDYTVSGNTVTIKKSYLAQQPVGTTNLAFNFSAGAAQTLAVTVSDTTPQNSQLSQATASFDKEASSQADVAVMLTLNGNTFSSITNGGATLAAGTDYTVAGNTVTIKKSYLAQQSVGTTNLTFNFSAGAAQTLAVTVSDTTPQNSQLSQTTASFDKETSAQADVAVTLTLNGNTLGTITNGGATLTAGTDYTVSGNTVTIKKSYLAQQSVGTTSLAFNFSAGAPQTLAVTVSDTTPQNSQLSQTTASFDKETSAQADVAVTLTLNGNSLGSITNGGATLIAGTDYTVSGNTVTIKKSYLAQQSVGTTSLAFNFSAGAPQTLAVTVSDTTPQNSQLSQTTASFDKETSAQSDVAVTLTLNGNTLSSITNGGATLTAGTDYTVSGNVVTISKSYLSQQSVGTTNLMFNFSAGAAQTLAVTVSDTTPQNSQLSQTTASFDKETSAQADVAVTLTLNGNTLGTITNGGATLTAGTDYTVSGNTVTIKKSYLAQQAVGTTTLAFNFSAGAEQTLAVTVSDTTPQNSQLSQTTASFDKETSSQADVSVTLTLNGNTLSGITNGMSALMPMIDYTISGNVVTINKSYLAQQAVGTTNLSFNFSAGAAQTLAVTVSDSTVPAPQDSSLSQTTASFDKETSSQADVSVTLTLNGNTLSGITNGMSALMPMIDYTISGNVVTINKSYLAQQAVGTTNLSFNFNAGAAQTLAVTISDTTPANYEAPVLQAINAGNAKANLQWNPVDGADGYKVYLALQSGAYGGELTSVGQSVYSYEAAGLTNGTTYYFVVKAVFASDLSDASNERTVTPITVAEAPTAVSATAGNGQVTLSFTAPTDNGGSVITGYEVVDAEGHTVATGLASPITVTGLTNGTSYSFTVKAINGAGSSAVSVPSNTVTPSAPSSGGETTQPGSSSSSSSGTSGTGVDIWINGRLERIGIASTTVVNGKSTTTITVDQALLEQKLATEGQGAIITIPLLGNSSNVVIGELTGQMIKNMEQKQAVLELKTDRATYTVPAQQINIDAISKQLGQTVSLNDIKLRLEIGTLTDNMMKIVQGSADKGGFTLAAPSLDFAVSAAYNNQIIPITKFSAYVERTVALPAGIDPDKITTGIVVEPDGTVRHVPTKVLEDKGQYFAKINSLTNSAYSIIWHPLEFTDVANHWAKESVNDMGSRLVINGTGNELFSPNQDITRAEFAAIIVRGLGLKLENSASSFTDVRSADWYGTAVQTASAYGLIKGFEDGSFRPNDKITREQAMAIIAKAMKITGLKDKLPAAESAVLLGRYADAAKTSAWATEGIADVLQAEIVTGRSDTQLAPKANMTRAEVAVIIERLLKTSGLI